In the Topomyia yanbarensis strain Yona2022 chromosome 3, ASM3024719v1, whole genome shotgun sequence genome, one interval contains:
- the LOC131693120 gene encoding uncharacterized protein LOC131693120 — protein sequence MRTLKRWQIRGRMFNMLNSFMSKRTFQVYAGGYVSRLFELENGVPQGSVLSVTLFLVAIQPVFRVVSNNVKILVYADDILLIVRGAKGQPLYRKLQKAVKAVNKWATSVGFCISAAKSTIFYRSPNLRREPTGNICIDRQAIPKTTKLKILGVVLDRTLNFKAHCKQVKESCESRLRILKIIGGRLPRGERTSLLRIGSAIITSRLIYGVGLISRGGETVVQVLAPLYNRMVRFASGAFVTSPIASIMAEVGVLPFELVFLQSITRLAIRLLEKSHENESLPLVQRVSQRLEEEIGMRLPKINVRLNLTSRKWFEPKPHVTWNVKKRVKAGDPPNIVRPVVQQLLMEQFPHYQVIYTDGSKSCDTVGASVFSEGWQKSVGLPSQCSVFSAEAFALKTAVANPIPPNGSLILSDSASCLLAIEAGSSKHPWIQEIEYLVRYKPVIFCWIPGHAELQSHECFEARLFRKNDNPHLSDNFSMAVKRMQSLERNLPTNLEMRQNPVVVPLIMGRCDIRSRSGQLELESESTPSISTRIAGT from the exons ATGCGAACACTGAAGAGATGGCAGATCCGAGGCCGAATGTTCAACATGCTGAACAGCTTTATGTCGAAACGAACCTTCCAAGTCTACGCCGGAGGGTATGTCTCTCGTCTGTTTGAGTTGGAGAATGGTGTACCCCAAGGATCAGTACTATCGGTTACGCTGTTCCTAGTAGCGATCCAACCAGTTTTTCGAGTAGTATCAAATAACGTGAAAATTCTAGTTTATGCAGACGATATCCTTCTCATAGTGCGAGGAGCGAAAGGACAGCCGTTATATCGAAAACTACAAAAAGCGGTTAAGGCCGTGAACAAATGGGCAACAAGTGTTGGATTCTGCATCTCCGCTGCTAAGTCCACTATCTTCTATCGTAGCCCTAATCTTCGTCGTGAGCCAACTGGAAACATTTGCATCGACCGCCAAGCAATCCCGAAGACAACGAAATTAAAAATTCTAGGTGTGGTCCTCGACCGTACACTGAATTTTAAAGCCCACTGCAAACAGGTTAAGGAATCCTGCGAATCGAGACTGCGGATCCTGAAAATTATCGGAGGTAGATTACCCCGAGGCGAACGTACCTCGTTGCTACGAATCGGTTCAGCAATCATTACATCACGACTCATCTACGGGGTGGGGCTTATAAGTAGAGGAGGGGAAACTGTAGTACAAGTGCTAGCCCCACTGTACAATCGCATGGTTCGATTCGCCTCAGGAGCATTTGTTACCAGTCCGATTGCGTCTATCATGGCCGAAGTCGGAGTTTTACCTTTCGAACTAGTCTTCCTTCAGTCAATCACACGTCTTGCTATTCGACTGCTGGAGAAGAGTCACGAAAATGAAAGTCTCCCACTGGTTCAGCGGGTCTCACAGCGACTTGAGGAGGAAATAGGGATGCGGCTTCCGAAGATCAATGTTCGCTTGAACCTAACCAGCCGAAAGTGGTTTGAGCCTAAACCCCATGTAACGTGGAATGTAAAAAAACGAGTAAAAGCTGGTGATCCCCCAAACATAGTACGTCCCGTGGTCCAGCAACTATTGATGGAGCAGTTTCCTCACTACCAAGTAATTTATACGGATGGATCAAAAAGTTGTGACACGGTAGGAGCAAGCGTTTTCAGTGAAGGCTGGCAGAAGTCTGTGGGCCTCCCATCGCAATGCAGTGTCTTCTCTGCGGAGGCTTTCGCGCTAAAGACAGCAGTAGCCAACCCAATACCGCCAAATGGGTCTCTTATCTTATCAGACTCGGCCAGCTGTTTGTTGGCAATTGAAGCTGGATCATCTAAGCACCCGTGGATTCAAGAGATCGAGTACCTTGTGCGATACAAACCGGTCATATTCTGCTGGATCCCCGGTCATGCAG AACTGCAGAGCCACGAGTGCTTCGAAGCGAGATTGTTTCGGAAGAATGACAATCCGCATCTGTCAGACAACTTCTCGATGGCAGTTAAGCGAATGCAGAGTCTGGAGCGAAACCTGCCAACGAATCTAGAGATGCGACAGAAC CCAGTAGTGGTTCCCCTTATTATGGGACGCTGTGACATCCGTTCAAG ATCCGGTCAACTCGAACTGGAATCGGAATCGACACCATCGATCTCGACTAGGATTGCTGGTACGTAG